Proteins found in one Crassostrea angulata isolate pt1a10 chromosome 3, ASM2561291v2, whole genome shotgun sequence genomic segment:
- the LOC128175268 gene encoding uncharacterized protein LOC128175268 produces MADHYLSESVYVGMCHKIGTPQQVASRRERFDNGELMANQLMKNQLKIRVMVSGSQKEGLRLPGSDIDIMFWPSDFRVLWNFSQFEFRTFGTQIPVISDCSESPPGFTLLRLPIEILPFIKIPSEIYIDDAIQYVMEACVWHNGKFLLSSSKYREIRKKISFPGSSTHGPCNTGTLGSGLEYDEVYCFISEFWPPSAFSWIDRCQVWPQSHVVNDIVRSGCHFVAIGHKLGKQVDNEWRISFTQAEYKLVYSMNHTQFLTYGMLKLFLKEIINNGVRDEDKLLCSYHMKTAVFWAIQQNTLPYWCPENLLVGFWVCFKLLLKWVYEGVCPNFFIPQNNMFLNNIFGEAQKRLFMRLYGLYEKGVALLLCSSSMRTSIINVLCNPRRMVRIDEQNLIPEVELDIELFHDMVEIDVIHPSSLRQCLKVLRIAEPLINYTHAQSQLVLLQKVSSTIFQSAAFYLNNMYIDKGLNKFTYIADKLACHLLKCAVMCGFSSGMLYVAMHFYRTCRYRKAVSALEMAKAKLAQPWLIYKRNVDQERYNYALGGQALPIKMRKALAWDIKLNHKICYIEELVPEQQPGREDHTPLLYIPPCVLLHMLEFLCYRHVDTMRAQTALNELQVLVHHDQGHFVPEQLRDISWEILGICQQIRGDLRAAMFSYKQSLIQKPFNRIQSATRKRIQDIHTYLYGFLLTVYEAFSGFNNYEAPPVDY; encoded by the coding sequence ATGGCTGATCATTATTTGTCTGAGTCAGTGTATGTTGGAATGTGTCACAAGATAGGGACCCCACAACAGGTGGCCTCCAGGAGAGAAAGATTTGATAATGGTGAGTTGATGGCGAATCAACTGATGAAAAATCAGCTTAAAATTCGTGTCATGGTGAGTGGGAGTCAAAAGGAAGGACTAAGACTACCTGGGTCAGACATCGACATTATGTTTTGGCCAAGTGACTTTCGAGTATTATGGAACTTTTCCCAGTTTGAGTTTCGGACGTTTGGCACACAGATCCCAGTTATCTCTGACTGTTCTGAGAGCCCACCAGGTTTCACTCTACTTCGACTCCCGATCGAAATTCTCCCCTTTATAAAGATTCCCTCCGAAATTTATATTGATGACGCAATACAATATGTTATGGAGGCCTGTGTTTGGCATAATGGTAAATTTCTGCTGTCAAGTTCTAAATACAGggaaataaggaaaaaaatatcttttcctGGTTCTTCAACACATGGGCCTTGTAATACTGGGACACTGGGCAGTGGATTAGAGTACGATGAGGTTTATTGTTTCATCAGTGAATTCTGGCCTCCTTCTGCCTTCTCATGGATAGACAGATGCCAAGTATGGCCTCAATCTCATGTTGTCAATGACATCGTCAGAAGCGGATGTCACTTTGTAGCAATAGGTCACAAACTTGGAAAGCAAGTAGACAACGAATGGAGAATTTCGTTCACACAAGCAGAATACAAACTTGTGTATTCAATGAATCATACACAGTTCTTAACTTATGGTATGCTGAAACTGTTCTTAAAGGAAATTATTAACAATGGCGTTAGAGACGAAGATAAACTGCTGTGTTCCTACCACATGAAAACAGCGGTCTTCTGGGCCATACAACAGAACACATTACCTTACTGGTGTCCAGAAAATCTGTTGGTCGGTTTCTGGGTTTGCTTTAAACTCCTTCTAAAATGGGTGTATGAGGGGGTTTGTCCAAATTTTTTCATCCCACAAAACAATATGTTTTTGAACAACATATTTGGTGAAGCTCAGAAAAGATTATTTATGCGCTTGTATGGATTGTATGAGAAGGGCGTTGCATTGTTGCTGTGCAGTTCCTCCATGAGAACTTCTATTATCAATGTGCTTTGCAATCCAAGGCGCATGGTCCGCATAGATGAGCAGAATTTGATACCTGAAGTTGAACTTGATATAGAGTTATTTCATGATATGGTGGAAATTGATGTTATCCATCCATCAAGCTTGCGGCAGTGTTTAAAGGTGTTGCGCATTGCTGAACCGTTGATAAATTACACCCACGCACAAAGTCAACTCGTCCTGCTACAAAAAGTTTCAAGCACGATTTTTCAAAGTGCCGCATTTTACTTAAACAATATGTACATTGATAAAGGCCTCAACAAGTTTACGTATATTGCTGACAAATTGGCATGCCACTTATTGAAATGTGCAGTCATGTGTGGGTTTTCCTCTGGCATGCTGTACGTTGCAATGCATTTTTACAGGACATGCAGATATAGGAAAGCGGTATCTGCTTTAGAGATGGCAAAGGCAAAGTTGGCACAGCCATGGCTGATATACAAGAGAAATGTAGACCAGGAGAGATACAATTACGCTTTAGGGGGACAGGCGCTACCAATAAAGATGAGAAAGGCTCTGGCATGGGATATCAAACTCAATCATAAAATCTGTTATATTGAAGAGTTAGTACCCGAACAACAGCCTGGAAGGGAAGACCACACCCCTTTATTGTACATCCCACCCTGTGTGTTGTTACACATGCTAGAGTTTTTGTGCTATAGACATGTTGACACAATGCGAGCCCAAACAGCTCTAAATGAGCTACAGGTCCTAGTCCACCATGATCAGGGACACTTTGTACCCGAACAACTTAGGGACATCTCATGGGAGATCCTTGGAATATGTCAACAAATCAGAGGAGACCTCCGAGCTGCCATGTTCTCATATAAACAGTCACTCATACAAAAGCCATTCAATAGAATACAATCAGCTACAAGAAAGAGAATCCAAGATATACATACTTACTTATACGGATTTTTACTGACTGTATACGAGGCATTTTCGGGTTTTAACAATTACGAGGCGCCTCCTGTGGATTATTAA
- the LOC128176994 gene encoding uncharacterized protein LOC128176994: MAFFIVFFLIFSRMSIQKISESMYAGMCQEIGKPQQVASRRDRINEIDCLMNKIAKLIIGNQLEIMVSGSKKEGLRLRGSDIDIMFWPSDYRVIWDYSQSQLYSTQRQTLIFCDSSQSPPGFYLLRLSSEYAQLFLLPACVQMNGELYISSSKYKQIIQNIFFPESTSHGPCSSGSIGHVEYDLARCFVCDFWPPSASSWIDRCHSWPPPNVVDDIVKSGCHFVAIGHKLGNQADNVWRVSFSQAEHKLVYAMNHTQFLIYGLLKLFLKEIINEGIRDEEKLLCSYHIKTSVLWAIQQSTLRQWCSQNILDGFWICFKLLLRWVYEGVCPNFFIPQNNIFLSKSFIHEQKNLFRQLYGLYEKGIALLLHSPSIRIAMTQVLCNPSIQVHVRTVVSEVEFDVDFFHEIIESDILHPPNLQHCMVALLTAEDLIRSPLTQYQVVTVQKLITTILQSTAFILSNMHNYTAGNKTMYIADTMSCHMVKLSARFGNASGLLYLAMYYYKTLRYKEALSVIEMTKVKLEQPHLMYRRQVDIDKYIEVVGGRSLSTKMRQALVWDIKLINKICYIKELMAEQHSRIQNSPPVLYVPPLILLHMLEFLCKRYVDTMEAREILHHLQLLLQHDQGQSAHVTPGDISWEVLGICHQIAGNFQAALYSYRQSLRQDPFNKIQIATIQRIRDLHATEV, from the exons ATGGCATT ttttattgttttctttttaattttcagtagGATGTCTATTCAGAAAATATCCGAGTCAATGTATGCAGGGATGTGTCAAGAAATAGGAAAACCACAACAAGTGGCCTCCCGGAGGGATAGAATAAATGAGATAGATTGTTTGATGAATAAGATAGCAAAACTGATAATAGGAAACCAGCTCGAAATAATGGTAAGTGGAAGTAAAAAGGAAGGATTAAGATTACGTGGATCAGACATTGATATTATGTTTTGGCCATCTGATTACCGAGTGATATGGGACTACTCTCAATCTCAGCTGTACTCCACACAAAGACAGACGCTGATTTTTTGTGACAGTTCGCAAAGTCCACCTGGATTCTACTTACTTCGGCTATCATCAGAATATGCTCAACTATTCTTATTGCCGGCCTGTGTACAGATGAATGGAGAACTTTATATTTCAAGTTctaaatacaaacaaattatacaaaacattttttttcctgaaTCAACATCACATGGACCATGTAGCAGTGGTTCTATTGGTCATGTAGAATACGACCTTGCAAGATGTTTTGTATGTGATTTTTGGCCTCCCTCTGCATCTTCATGGATAGACAGATGCCACTCTTGGCCACCGCCAAATGTCGTCGATGACATTGTAAAAAGCGGATGTCACTTCGTTGCAATAGGGCACAAACTAGGAAACCAAGCAGATAATGTATGGAGAGTTTCTTTTTCGCAGGCAGAACACAAACTCGTTTATGCAATGAATCACACACAGTTCTTAATTTATGGCTTGcttaaattatttcttaaagAAATAATCAATGAAGGAATACGCGACGAAGAAAAACTACTTTGTTCCTATCACATTAAAACATCAGTTTTATGGGCCATTCAACAAAGCACGTTACGTCAGTGgtgttcacaaaatattttagacGGTTTCTGGATATGCTTCAAACTTCTTCTAAGATGGGTATATGAGGGAGTCTGTCCTAATTTCTTTATTccacaaaataacatttttctgAGCAAATCTTTTATTCATGAACAGAAAAACTTATTCAGACAACTGTATGGATTGTATGAAAAGGGTATCGCATTGCTGCTTCACAGTCCCTCAATTAGAATCGCTATGACTCAAGTCCTTTGCAATCCCAGTATTCAGGTGCATGTGCGTACTGTTGTGTCTGAGGTTGAATTTGATGtagatttttttcatgaaataatAGAAAGTGATATACTGCACCCACCAAACTTACAACACTGTATGGTAGCCCTGCTAACTGCGGAAGATTTGATTCGCTCACCCCTTACTCAGTATCAAGTTGTCACCGTTCAAAAACTTATAACCACCATTCTTCAGAGTACTGCTTTTATATTAAGCAATATGCACAATTACACTGCAGGCAATAAAACGATGTACATTGCAGACACAATGTCCTGTCATATGGTGAAACTATCAGCTAGGTTTGGGAACGCTTCTGGCTTGTTGTACcttgctatgtattactacaaGACACTCAGATATAAGGAAGCTTTATCTGTTATAGAGATGACAAAGGTCAAGTTAGAACAACCTCATTTGATGTATAGAAGACAAGTAGACATAGATAAGTACATTGAGGTTGTAGGGGGGCGGTCCTTGTCAACAAAGATGAGGCAGGCTTTAGTATGGGATATCaaacttattaataaaatatgttacatcAAAGAATTAATGGCAGAACAACATTCTAGAATACAAAATAGTCCCCCTGTATTGTATGTTCCACCTTTGATATTGTTACACATGTTAGAGTTTTTGTGCAAAAGATATGTTGATACAATGGAAGCACGCGAAATTTTACACCATCTACAACTCCTACTTCAACATGATCAGGGGCAATCAGCTCATGTTACACCAGGCGACATCTCCTGGGAAGTTCTTGGGATTTGTCATCAGATAGCGGGGAACTTTCAGGCTGCTCTGTACTCATACCGACAATCGCTCAGACAAGACCcattcaataaaatacaaattgctACCATACAGAGAATTCGAGATTTACATGCTACTGAAGTTTAA